The Balaenoptera acutorostrata chromosome 15, mBalAcu1.1, whole genome shotgun sequence genome contains a region encoding:
- the STMN3 gene encoding stathmin-3: MASTMSAYKEKMKELSVLSLICSCFYSQPHPNTVYQYGDMEVKQLDKRASGQSFEVILKSPSDLSPESPMLSSPPKRKDTSLEELQKRLEAAEGRRKTQEAQVLKQLAERREHEREVLHKALEENNNFSRLAEEKLNYKMELSKEIREAHLAALRERLREKELHAAEVRRNKEQREEMSG, translated from the exons CCTACAAGGAGAAGATGAAGGAGCTGTCGGTGCTGTCACTCATCTGCTCCTGCTTCTACTCACAGCCGCACCCCAACACCGTCTACCAGTACGGGG ACATGGAGGTGAAGCAGCTGGACAAGAGGGCCTCTGGCCAGAGCTTTGAGGTCATCCTCAAGTCCCCTTCCGACCTGTCCCCGGAGAGTCCCATGCTCTCCTCCCCCCCCAAGAGGAAGGACACCTCCCTGGAGGAGCTGCAGAAGCGGCTGGAGGCAGCTGAGGGGCGGAGGAAG ACGCAGGAGGCGCAGGTGCTGAAGCAGCTGGCCGAGCGGCGCGAGCACGAGCGCGAGGTGCTGCACAAGGCGCTGGAGGAGAACAACAACTTCAGCCGCCTGGCCGAGGAGAAGCTCAACTATAAGATGGAGCTCAGCAAGGAGATCCGCGAGGCGCACCTGGCAGCGCTGCGTGAGCGGCTGCGCGAGAAG GAGCTGCACGCTGCCGAAGTGCGCAGGAACAAGGAGCAGCGTGAGGAGATGTCCGGCTAA